A genomic window from Streptomyces sp. NBC_01429 includes:
- a CDS encoding CU044_5270 family protein — MNDRTSGPERAEHEELARLLPAPAERDLPPGRHLHHKDTLMRLIDQDGDRATTARPRPRLLRPAVLLPAAGLALGGVLLTTLAVTGRDHAPASSTAGTSSRATAPRGAAVLLDRIASVAGKSDEPTVGDDQFVYVKSLQSDNEGEFGGPVKLTEPREREVWMSQKAGPVIDVGLIHQDGSYFPITVGVPDGETPVGYPAGLNRPTYTWLASLPTDPDALLRRLTTEITRDQDARDTPAEDRDQAQDAFETIGELLVETLMPPKTAAALYKAAAKIPGVTVDSDAVDAAGRHGIGVARDNTRAGWRTAWIFDSTTLEYLGERSYLIRDTSMGKKGTLINKSAVLERAVVDALREKPSDEKPSAGKPSAGKPSTTT, encoded by the coding sequence ATGAACGACCGCACCTCCGGCCCCGAGCGGGCCGAACACGAGGAACTGGCCCGGCTGCTGCCGGCCCCGGCCGAACGGGACCTGCCCCCGGGCCGTCATCTCCACCACAAGGACACCCTGATGCGTCTGATCGACCAGGACGGCGACCGCGCCACCACCGCCCGCCCCCGGCCCCGCCTCCTGCGCCCCGCCGTCCTGCTGCCCGCCGCCGGACTGGCCCTGGGCGGGGTGCTGCTGACCACGCTCGCCGTGACCGGCCGGGACCACGCTCCGGCATCCTCCACCGCGGGCACGAGTTCCCGGGCCACGGCCCCGCGCGGCGCGGCCGTACTGCTCGACCGGATCGCCTCGGTCGCCGGGAAGAGCGACGAACCGACGGTCGGCGACGACCAGTTCGTGTACGTCAAGTCACTACAGAGCGACAACGAGGGCGAATTCGGCGGCCCGGTGAAACTGACCGAGCCCCGCGAGCGTGAGGTCTGGATGTCGCAGAAGGCGGGGCCGGTGATCGATGTCGGCCTGATCCACCAGGACGGTTCGTACTTCCCGATCACCGTCGGGGTCCCGGACGGCGAGACCCCCGTCGGCTATCCGGCGGGCCTGAACCGGCCGACGTACACGTGGCTGGCCTCGCTGCCCACCGACCCGGACGCCCTGCTCCGGCGGCTCACCACCGAGATCACCCGGGACCAGGACGCGCGCGACACCCCGGCCGAGGACCGGGACCAGGCCCAGGACGCCTTCGAGACCATCGGTGAGCTGCTGGTGGAGACGCTGATGCCGCCGAAGACCGCGGCCGCCCTCTACAAGGCCGCGGCGAAGATCCCCGGCGTGACCGTGGACTCCGACGCGGTGGACGCGGCCGGCCGGCACGGGATCGGCGTGGCCCGCGACAACACGCGGGCCGGTTGGCGCACCGCCTGGATCTTCGACTCGACCACCCTGGAGTACCTGGGCGAACGGAGCTACCTCATCAGGGACACCTCCATGGGCAAGAAGGGCACCCTGATCAACAAGTCGGCGGTCCTGGAGCGCGCGGTCGTCGACGCCCTCCGCGAAAAGCCGTCGGACGAGAAGCCGTCCGCCGGGAAGCCGTCCGCCGGGAAGCCGTCGACTACGACCTGA
- a CDS encoding papain-like cysteine protease family protein, which produces MGRFRCRPAASAIVLAAAGLLAPTGGTAHAEAGQDNIGMYKQEKTQWCWVASGLTIAKFQGFGSTQTDFCNRAQPYYGCDNQPATLGDMARGWNSLGMRNPGSGLDSAATFDQVYNEVKAARPIGTRIGWTSGGGHMNVVYGFDTSRETIAVADPWPDTATYTWWNYSDYVSNSSSKWTHSRIGISG; this is translated from the coding sequence ATGGGCAGATTCAGGTGCAGGCCCGCGGCTTCGGCCATCGTGCTGGCCGCCGCGGGGTTGCTCGCGCCGACAGGCGGTACGGCTCACGCCGAGGCGGGTCAGGACAACATCGGCATGTACAAGCAGGAGAAGACCCAGTGGTGCTGGGTCGCCTCCGGCCTGACGATCGCCAAGTTCCAGGGGTTCGGCTCCACGCAGACGGACTTCTGCAACCGGGCCCAGCCCTACTACGGCTGCGACAACCAGCCCGCCACACTCGGCGACATGGCCAGGGGCTGGAACAGTCTCGGCATGCGCAACCCCGGCTCGGGCCTGGACAGCGCGGCCACGTTCGACCAGGTGTACAACGAGGTCAAGGCGGCCCGGCCGATCGGCACCCGCATCGGGTGGACGTCCGGCGGTGGCCACATGAACGTCGTCTACGGCTTCGACACCTCGCGCGAGACGATCGCCGTGGCGGACCCGTGGCCGGACACCGCCACGTACACCTGGTGGAACTACAGCGACTACGTGAGCAACAGCTCTTCCAAGTGGACCCACTCCCGCATCGGCATCTCCGGCTAA
- a CDS encoding ATP-binding protein encodes MPLTQSAPFSEEFRVQFSSTRRGARLARLLAVEQLRSWGLPFDAAAQVVAELASNAVQHGRTPGRDFRLVLRRPTPEVLRIEVTDTQGALLPATGRSLPACAESGRGLLLVEALADRWGVTSGPLPCKTVWAELAIPDDGEEAAAWIR; translated from the coding sequence GTGCCGCTCACCCAATCCGCGCCGTTCTCCGAGGAGTTCCGCGTCCAGTTCTCGTCCACCCGCAGAGGCGCCCGGCTGGCGCGGCTGCTGGCCGTGGAGCAACTGCGTTCGTGGGGGCTGCCCTTCGACGCGGCGGCGCAGGTCGTCGCGGAGTTGGCGTCGAACGCCGTACAGCACGGCCGTACGCCGGGCCGGGACTTCCGCCTCGTTCTGCGTCGGCCGACGCCGGAGGTGCTCCGGATCGAGGTGACCGACACCCAGGGCGCGCTGCTGCCCGCCACCGGCCGGTCGCTCCCCGCGTGCGCGGAGTCGGGGCGCGGGCTGCTGCTGGTGGAGGCGCTCGCCGATCGGTGGGGCGTGACGTCGGGGCCGCTGCCCTGCAAGACCGTCTGGGCCGAGTTGGCCATCCCCGACGACGGCGAGGAGGCCGCCGCATGGATCCGATAA
- a CDS encoding sensor histidine kinase — protein MRAWGGGAGYRRYVARPEPGTGLWSWAAAVGAVGAAGAVGAGVCGALGYARAGAGPVEVGRDLAVGWAYAGAGIVALWRRPANRTGVLLLAEGLTWFVGNLQGFGQPVVFALGAWGEALNLAVLAHLLLAFPEGRVTGVRERRTVAACYGLVAVGGLARVLLYDPAAGSDTSYLVCRDCDGNALLAVPGATVLGTDLFDAVDLCYRWAGALLTLWIFVLLVGRWRASTPARRRMLLPAGVSVALALVFVGWEILYVANPAVLGAAGAVLTVPSDLCQVAVPVSFLLGLLRMRLRRASAGNLVIAAGAEPSPRQLQEALRNVLGDPSLRIGLRAGGGPPGTYEDPDGRPITLPAVPAGPEPGPRNTVLVRGGSVAVTGIGDTGPESGPESGPESGGERVPLAVMTYDSALCDDPALMDSVAASVRLCLRNVQLAEQAVGSDSRARALHARLLRTADEERRRLERDLHDGAQTRLVLALMNLRRVGAELPHSSDPSLRLAVTETEQTLRQALSELRDIAHGIHPAVLSRAGLGPAITALAEQAALPVVVLAEPGRFPEAVETTAYFVVSEALANAAKHASAGAVSVHVRRTGPRLAVEITDDGTGGADPAGGSGLRGLTDRVSAVGGTLRVESPAGGGTLVRAELPCE, from the coding sequence GTGCGGGCGTGGGGCGGCGGAGCCGGGTACCGGCGGTATGTGGCGCGGCCGGAGCCGGGGACGGGGCTCTGGTCGTGGGCGGCTGCGGTCGGGGCGGTCGGGGCGGCCGGGGCGGTCGGCGCCGGTGTCTGCGGCGCCCTCGGCTACGCGCGCGCCGGTGCCGGGCCCGTCGAGGTGGGACGGGACCTCGCGGTGGGATGGGCGTATGCCGGCGCGGGAATCGTGGCTCTGTGGCGCCGGCCGGCGAACCGTACCGGCGTACTGCTGCTCGCCGAGGGGCTGACGTGGTTCGTCGGCAACCTCCAGGGCTTCGGACAGCCGGTGGTCTTCGCCCTCGGGGCCTGGGGCGAGGCGCTGAATCTCGCCGTACTCGCCCATCTGCTGCTGGCCTTCCCCGAGGGCCGGGTGACCGGGGTCAGGGAGCGCCGTACCGTCGCAGCCTGCTACGGACTGGTGGCCGTGGGCGGCCTGGCGCGCGTACTGCTGTACGACCCGGCTGCCGGCTCCGACACCAGCTACCTGGTCTGCCGCGACTGCGACGGCAACGCGCTCCTGGCCGTGCCCGGCGCCACCGTCCTCGGCACCGACCTCTTCGACGCGGTCGACCTCTGCTACCGCTGGGCGGGCGCCCTGCTCACCCTGTGGATCTTCGTCCTGCTGGTCGGCCGCTGGCGTGCGAGCACCCCGGCGCGCCGCCGCATGCTGCTGCCCGCCGGGGTGTCGGTGGCCCTCGCGCTCGTGTTCGTCGGCTGGGAGATCCTGTACGTGGCGAACCCCGCCGTGCTGGGGGCGGCGGGCGCCGTGCTGACCGTGCCGTCGGATCTCTGCCAGGTCGCCGTTCCAGTCTCCTTCCTCCTCGGTCTGCTGCGGATGCGACTGAGGCGCGCCTCGGCCGGCAACCTCGTCATAGCGGCCGGAGCCGAACCTTCCCCGCGTCAGCTCCAGGAGGCGCTGCGCAACGTCCTCGGCGATCCCTCCCTGCGGATCGGACTGCGCGCGGGCGGCGGTCCGCCGGGTACGTACGAGGACCCGGACGGCCGGCCGATCACACTGCCCGCCGTACCGGCCGGGCCGGAGCCCGGGCCGAGAAACACCGTCCTGGTGCGCGGCGGGTCGGTCGCCGTGACGGGCATAGGGGACACCGGCCCCGAAAGCGGTCCCGAAAGCGGCCCCGAAAGCGGCGGCGAGCGCGTGCCGTTGGCCGTCATGACGTACGACAGCGCCCTGTGCGACGACCCCGCCCTGATGGACTCGGTCGCCGCCTCCGTACGACTGTGCCTGCGCAACGTGCAGCTCGCCGAACAGGCCGTCGGCAGCGACTCCCGGGCCCGCGCGCTGCACGCCCGGCTGCTGCGCACCGCCGACGAGGAACGCCGGCGCCTGGAACGGGACCTGCACGACGGCGCGCAGACCCGGCTGGTCCTCGCCCTGATGAACCTGCGCCGTGTCGGCGCCGAACTGCCCCACAGCAGCGATCCGTCGTTGCGCCTCGCCGTGACCGAGACGGAACAGACGCTCCGTCAGGCGCTTTCCGAGCTGCGGGACATCGCCCACGGCATTCACCCGGCCGTGCTCTCCCGCGCCGGGCTCGGCCCCGCGATCACCGCCCTGGCGGAGCAGGCCGCGCTGCCGGTCGTCGTCCTGGCCGAGCCCGGCCGGTTCCCCGAAGCGGTCGAGACGACGGCCTACTTCGTGGTCTCCGAGGCCCTCGCCAACGCGGCCAAACACGCCTCGGCGGGGGCCGTGTCCGTACACGTACGCCGTACCGGCCCCCGGCTGGCCGTCGAGATCACCGACGACGGCACCGGCGGCGCCGACCCGGCGGGCGGCAGCGGGCTGCGTGGCCTCACCGACCGGGTGAGCGCCGTCGGCGGGACGTTACGGGTGGAATCCCCGGCCGGGGGCGGCACCTTGGTCCGGGCGGAGCTGCCGTGCGAGTGA
- a CDS encoding DUF397 domain-containing protein yields MIRESKLNWFKSSYSGLSDNDCVEVAATPRTVHVRDSKDTQLSHLGFGPGAWADFVSYTSER; encoded by the coding sequence ATGATCCGTGAATCCAAGCTGAACTGGTTCAAGAGCAGCTACAGCGGCCTCAGTGACAACGACTGCGTCGAGGTAGCCGCCACCCCGCGCACCGTCCACGTCCGCGACTCCAAGGACACCCAGCTCTCGCACCTCGGCTTCGGTCCCGGTGCCTGGGCCGACTTCGTCTCGTACACCTCGGAGAGGTGA
- a CDS encoding peptidoglycan-binding domain-containing protein, which translates to MSRNSTISTISTLTSKSRVRSLATAVVLASALTAGTAAIAASPAAAAPQSSATVQAACKQQSGYWYCGYDNRKTPPTIKKGAKGNTVKEAQALLLSLGYSVGSSGVDGDFGAATHNAVVKFQKDFKVAGGADGIVGANTWKALRTV; encoded by the coding sequence ATGTCCCGCAACTCCACCATCTCCACCATCTCCACCCTCACGTCCAAGAGCCGCGTCCGCAGCCTGGCGACGGCCGTCGTCCTCGCCTCCGCGCTGACCGCCGGAACGGCGGCGATCGCCGCGTCCCCGGCCGCCGCGGCCCCTCAGTCGAGTGCGACGGTCCAGGCCGCCTGCAAGCAGCAGAGCGGCTACTGGTACTGCGGTTACGACAACCGCAAGACACCTCCGACCATCAAGAAGGGTGCCAAGGGGAACACCGTCAAGGAGGCCCAGGCCCTCCTGCTCTCCCTCGGCTACAGCGTCGGCTCGTCAGGGGTCGACGGCGACTTCGGCGCTGCCACCCACAACGCGGTGGTGAAGTTCCAGAAGGACTTCAAGGTGGCCGGCGGTGCGGACGGGATCGTCGGCGCCAACACCTGGAAGGCCCTGCGCACCGTCTGA
- a CDS encoding winged helix-turn-helix domain-containing protein, with amino-acid sequence MTATPEPRPSSIDAAINHPTRLTVVAFLSACDEAEFATVRGSCQVSDSMLSKIASALEAIGYLTVRKGYVGKRPRTWLSLTPTGQEALARHIAALQDIAATARNAGIQATAVQTQETGGPPHSS; translated from the coding sequence ATGACCGCCACTCCCGAGCCGCGACCGTCTTCGATCGACGCGGCCATCAACCACCCCACCCGGCTGACGGTCGTCGCGTTTCTTTCCGCCTGCGACGAGGCCGAGTTCGCCACCGTGCGCGGCAGCTGCCAGGTGTCGGACTCCATGCTCAGCAAGATCGCCTCCGCCCTGGAGGCGATCGGCTACCTCACCGTCCGCAAGGGCTACGTCGGCAAGCGTCCCCGCACCTGGCTGTCGCTCACGCCCACCGGGCAGGAGGCCCTGGCCCGGCACATCGCGGCGCTCCAGGACATCGCGGCCACGGCCCGGAACGCGGGCATCCAGGCGACAGCCGTGCAGACTCAGGAGACGGGCGGGCCGCCGCACAGCTCTTAG
- the dapF gene encoding diaminopimelate epimerase — translation MSHLSIAKTHGSRNDIFVIDGAPDDHFASGDVTRAVERLCDRKLGLGSDGVYFLADNGDGSARAWFFNPDGSPALLCGNGMRCAGRLLLDKYGADSAVVHTGPYSFTVRNANFTPQGVRQVAVELPSVEFSPAEPLVAGVRRPFVGQVFPPFHTERAVTALAVPNSHLVTVVDAYDEAELVETGSRVAADPEAFPIGANVSFVLPLADDEVFVHTFERGAGLTPSCGSGVAASRAVTSRLGLVDPDVALLIRNPGGPARSWLQEHEGRWQPVLEGNATVVYRTEIDPAALLNDGPLEITGETYLSEIEAFDALFQENLKALRAAGVSPTII, via the coding sequence ATGTCGCATCTCTCGATCGCCAAGACCCATGGGTCACGCAATGACATCTTCGTCATCGACGGAGCCCCGGACGATCACTTCGCCTCCGGGGACGTAACCCGCGCGGTCGAGCGGCTGTGCGACAGAAAGCTGGGCCTGGGAAGCGACGGCGTGTACTTTCTCGCCGACAACGGCGACGGGTCGGCCCGAGCGTGGTTCTTCAACCCCGACGGCTCGCCCGCACTCCTCTGCGGCAATGGCATGCGCTGCGCGGGTCGGCTGCTGCTGGACAAGTACGGTGCGGATTCCGCTGTCGTGCACACCGGGCCGTACAGCTTCACTGTCCGTAACGCGAATTTCACCCCGCAGGGCGTGCGGCAGGTCGCTGTCGAGTTGCCTTCCGTCGAGTTCTCCCCGGCCGAGCCGCTGGTGGCCGGGGTGCGCCGGCCGTTCGTCGGTCAGGTTTTCCCGCCCTTCCACACCGAGCGCGCCGTGACCGCGCTGGCCGTCCCCAACTCGCACCTGGTCACCGTTGTCGACGCGTACGACGAGGCGGAGCTGGTCGAGACGGGCAGCAGGGTCGCCGCCGATCCGGAGGCGTTCCCGATCGGGGCCAATGTCTCCTTCGTCCTGCCCCTGGCCGACGACGAGGTGTTCGTCCACACCTTCGAGCGCGGCGCGGGACTGACGCCGTCCTGCGGCTCCGGGGTGGCCGCCTCCCGCGCGGTGACCTCGCGGCTCGGTCTGGTCGACCCCGACGTGGCGCTGTTGATCCGCAACCCTGGCGGTCCCGCCCGTTCCTGGCTTCAGGAGCACGAGGGCCGGTGGCAGCCGGTTCTCGAAGGCAACGCCACGGTGGTCTACCGCACGGAGATCGACCCCGCGGCGCTCTTGAACGACGGTCCGCTGGAGATCACGGGCGAGACCTATCTTTCGGAGATCGAGGCATTCGACGCGCTGTTCCAGGAGAATCTGAAGGCGTTGCGTGCGGCCGGAGTCAGCCCGACCATCATCTGA
- a CDS encoding RNA polymerase sigma factor, with protein sequence MRARIRAGDREAFAALYEEYARAVYNHAYRLTGDWSTAEEVLSETFLAAWRTRHAVEPEGDSLRPWLFGIATNKARNANRGIGRRLAFLARRPAPEPVTDIADAAAGRVDDTRRIAAVRQALGGLRRQEREVLALCVWSGLDYAEAAEALGIPVGTVRSRLSRARNRLRRLTDEELGRTPDGSAREARPGEAVRSGTEPRPRRGEAEGRAAFVALPIQEEAR encoded by the coding sequence ATGCGCGCACGCATCAGGGCGGGCGACCGCGAAGCGTTCGCCGCGCTCTACGAGGAGTACGCGCGGGCGGTCTACAACCACGCCTACCGGCTGACGGGCGATTGGTCGACCGCCGAGGAGGTGCTGTCCGAGACCTTCCTGGCCGCCTGGCGCACCCGTCACGCCGTCGAGCCGGAGGGCGACTCGCTGCGGCCGTGGCTGTTCGGAATCGCCACGAACAAGGCACGCAACGCCAACCGCGGTATCGGGCGGCGCCTGGCCTTCCTGGCCCGCCGCCCCGCCCCGGAACCGGTGACGGACATCGCGGACGCCGCGGCCGGACGCGTGGACGACACACGGCGGATCGCCGCGGTCCGGCAGGCGCTGGGCGGACTCCGCCGCCAGGAACGCGAGGTGCTGGCCCTCTGCGTCTGGTCCGGGCTGGACTACGCCGAGGCCGCCGAGGCCCTGGGCATCCCGGTGGGCACCGTACGGTCGCGGCTGTCCCGCGCCCGTAACCGGCTGCGACGGCTCACCGACGAGGAACTCGGCCGGACGCCGGACGGGTCAGCGCGGGAAGCGCGACCCGGAGAAGCGGTCCGATCAGGAACGGAACCCCGCCCCCGCCGCGGAGAGGCAGAGGGCAGGGCCGCGTTCGTGGCCCTGCCCATCCAGGAGGAAGCCCGATGA
- a CDS encoding helix-turn-helix domain-containing protein, which translates to MAEQQFSAPTRALQLVRGSGSGVAKVEEFQDPGYTIVGNHLAQHGELSFTAIGLGTHIQSLPEGSPVDIRTLAAHSPEGRERIASALRELEAHGYIERRRERTAGGRIVSLTISYNNPEATRARLARLAREEPECEPECEPEPECQSEPEPKREPEAACECQSEPEPEPEREPEPVVRETPPPLPHPQAPDPAPENPENPEHTRAATDLLAGLRRDDPRLLLSERDVQRLTPGVAAWLERGAAPDSVRRTLTASLPPDLRHPAALLAHRLTALLPPPLPAAPGAATAPRPVPLQNCDSCDRAYRSPEPGECPGCLASRALREAAPAA; encoded by the coding sequence ATGGCTGAGCAGCAGTTTAGTGCGCCCACCCGCGCCCTTCAGTTAGTTCGCGGATCCGGCTCCGGCGTGGCGAAAGTCGAGGAATTCCAGGACCCCGGCTACACGATCGTCGGCAACCACCTCGCCCAGCATGGCGAGTTGTCGTTCACCGCGATCGGCCTGGGGACTCATATCCAGTCACTGCCCGAGGGCTCGCCGGTGGACATCCGGACGCTGGCCGCGCATTCCCCCGAGGGGCGGGAGCGGATCGCCTCCGCCTTAAGGGAGTTGGAGGCGCACGGGTACATCGAACGGCGTCGCGAACGGACCGCCGGGGGCCGGATCGTCAGCCTGACGATCTCCTACAACAACCCCGAGGCCACGCGCGCCCGGCTGGCACGGCTCGCTCGCGAAGAGCCCGAGTGCGAGCCCGAGTGCGAGCCGGAGCCCGAGTGCCAGTCCGAGCCGGAGCCGAAGCGCGAGCCCGAGGCCGCGTGTGAGTGCCAGTCCGAGCCGGAGCCGGAGCCGGAGCGCGAGCCCGAGCCGGTCGTACGGGAGACCCCGCCCCCGCTCCCCCACCCGCAGGCGCCCGACCCCGCCCCCGAGAACCCCGAGAACCCCGAGCACACCCGCGCCGCCACCGACCTCCTCGCCGGGCTGCGCCGCGACGACCCGCGCCTTCTCCTCTCGGAGCGCGACGTACAACGCCTCACCCCCGGCGTCGCCGCCTGGTTGGAGCGCGGCGCCGCGCCCGACTCCGTACGCCGCACCCTGACCGCGAGCCTCCCGCCCGACCTGCGCCACCCCGCCGCCCTGCTGGCCCACCGGCTCACCGCGCTCCTGCCGCCCCCGCTCCCGGCCGCGCCCGGCGCCGCCACGGCTCCCCGCCCGGTCCCGCTCCAGAACTGCGACAGCTGCGACCGCGCGTACCGGTCGCCGGAGCCGGGCGAATGCCCCGGCTGCCTCGCGTCACGCGCGCTTCGGGAAGCGGCTCCAGCGGCCTGA
- a CDS encoding response regulator transcription factor, whose amino-acid sequence MIVAEDSALLRQGLVRLLTDLGIVVAAEVGDGDGLLALVAAERPDVVLLDIRMPPTHTDEGIRAALAIREGFAGTGVLLLSQYVETTSAVQAMARDCRGFGYLLKDRVADAGELSDALQRVAAGETVMDPEVVARLMGRRRATNELDALTPREREVLALMAEGRSNEAITERLRISGKTLETHVRNVFTKLLLEPDLGYHRRVLAVLAHLRA is encoded by the coding sequence GTGATCGTCGCCGAGGACTCCGCGCTGCTGCGCCAGGGTCTCGTACGGCTGCTGACGGACCTCGGCATCGTGGTCGCCGCCGAGGTGGGGGACGGCGACGGGCTGCTCGCCCTGGTCGCAGCCGAGCGCCCCGACGTCGTGCTCCTCGACATCCGCATGCCGCCCACCCACACCGACGAGGGCATCCGCGCGGCGCTCGCGATCCGCGAGGGCTTCGCCGGTACGGGGGTGCTGCTGCTCTCCCAGTACGTCGAGACCACGAGCGCGGTGCAGGCGATGGCGCGCGACTGCCGGGGCTTCGGCTATCTGCTCAAGGACCGGGTCGCCGACGCCGGTGAACTCTCCGACGCGCTCCAGCGCGTGGCCGCCGGGGAGACCGTCATGGACCCGGAGGTCGTCGCCCGGCTCATGGGACGGCGCCGGGCGACAAACGAACTGGACGCGCTGACGCCCCGGGAGCGCGAGGTACTGGCGCTGATGGCGGAGGGCCGATCGAACGAGGCCATCACCGAGCGGCTGCGGATCAGCGGCAAGACGCTGGAGACGCACGTCCGCAACGTCTTCACCAAGCTCCTGCTGGAGCCCGATCTGGGCTATCACCGGCGGGTGTTGGCGGTGCTGGCGCATCTGCGGGCGTGA
- a CDS encoding AAA family ATPase, whose amino-acid sequence MLSALRQAFLLDPVPHLMRQYVPERDTELRRSADNLSAVVGELRSSAPQAFGRLKKLISGMPENPVVDIDTVVTSLGDVQLVLQESGFHGAVHEVPARLLSDGMLRFLAFGTALLDAPDRGGEMDKGRPARLLVIEEIENGLYPTQAARVLRLMREEAQQRRIEVLFTTHSPALLNALTAQDHSGVVVCTRDPDSGESRLTPLTELPGYVDLLAAGDLGDAVAKGRLPDAVRPRDAETISVEDFLRSL is encoded by the coding sequence GTGTTGTCTGCCCTCCGGCAGGCTTTCCTGCTGGACCCGGTCCCGCACCTCATGCGTCAGTACGTGCCGGAGCGGGACACCGAACTGCGCCGCAGCGCCGACAACCTGAGCGCGGTGGTGGGTGAATTGCGGAGCAGCGCCCCGCAGGCTTTCGGTCGGCTCAAGAAGCTGATCAGCGGGATGCCGGAGAATCCGGTGGTCGACATCGACACGGTCGTCACCTCGCTCGGAGACGTACAGCTCGTGCTCCAGGAGTCAGGGTTCCACGGCGCCGTACATGAGGTCCCTGCTCGGTTGCTCAGCGACGGCATGCTGCGATTCCTCGCCTTCGGTACGGCCCTGCTCGACGCGCCCGATCGCGGCGGTGAGATGGACAAGGGCCGTCCCGCACGGCTCCTCGTGATCGAGGAGATCGAGAACGGGCTCTACCCCACCCAGGCGGCGCGGGTGCTGCGTCTGATGAGGGAAGAGGCCCAGCAGCGCCGTATCGAGGTTCTCTTCACCACCCACAGCCCCGCCCTGCTCAACGCACTCACCGCGCAGGACCACTCAGGGGTTGTTGTCTGCACCCGTGATCCGGACTCGGGGGAGAGCAGGCTGACGCCTCTCACGGAGCTGCCCGGGTACGTGGACCTTCTGGCAGCGGGCGACCTGGGGGACGCGGTCGCCAAGGGACGGCTACCGGACGCCGTACGTCCCCGGGACGCGGAGACGATCAGCGTCGAGGACTTCTTGAGGAGCCTGTGA
- a CDS encoding helix-turn-helix domain-containing protein, protein MGADSNAKGKDFTTDGADEPDWEADPDDDSRPVIVAVGRQIKLWRVSAGLSQAEFGVALGYGENQIYKVEAGKRIPRPEFLDKADRILGAGGKIAEMKVDIAEARYPKKVRDVTKLEAEAVELGAYGNHNVPGLLQTEEYARALFDVRRPPFTPNDRERYVAARMARQAIFDRTPQATLTFVQEEVTLRRPIGGRMVLRRQLEHLLERGQLRHVEIQVMPTDREDHAGMGGELEVVKLRDGSTVGWTVGQLTSRVLSDPKDIQILEMRYGIIRSQALSPRESLAFIEKVLGET, encoded by the coding sequence GTGGGTGCGGACAGCAACGCCAAGGGCAAGGACTTCACGACGGACGGCGCGGACGAGCCGGACTGGGAGGCAGACCCGGACGACGACTCGCGGCCGGTCATCGTGGCGGTGGGCCGCCAGATCAAGCTGTGGCGCGTATCGGCGGGACTGAGCCAGGCGGAGTTCGGCGTCGCGCTCGGGTACGGCGAGAACCAGATCTACAAGGTGGAGGCGGGCAAGCGCATCCCCAGGCCGGAGTTCCTGGACAAGGCGGACAGGATCCTGGGCGCGGGCGGCAAGATTGCCGAGATGAAGGTGGACATCGCGGAGGCGAGGTACCCGAAGAAGGTCCGTGACGTGACGAAGCTGGAGGCGGAGGCCGTCGAACTGGGCGCGTACGGGAACCACAACGTGCCGGGCCTGTTGCAGACGGAGGAGTACGCGCGGGCGCTCTTTGACGTCCGGCGCCCTCCCTTCACGCCGAACGACCGTGAGCGGTATGTGGCCGCGCGGATGGCCCGGCAGGCGATCTTTGACCGTACCCCGCAGGCGACGCTCACTTTTGTCCAGGAAGAGGTCACGCTACGGCGGCCCATCGGAGGCAGAATGGTGTTGCGCCGACAACTCGAACATCTTCTGGAACGAGGGCAGTTGCGCCACGTCGAGATCCAGGTGATGCCGACGGACCGTGAGGACCACGCCGGAATGGGTGGAGAACTCGAAGTGGTGAAGCTCAGGGACGGCTCGACAGTGGGGTGGACGGTGGGGCAGCTCACCAGCCGGGTGCTCTCCGACCCGAAAGACATTCAGATCCTGGAAATGCGATATGGGATCATCCGATCGCAGGCTCTCAGCCCACGGGAGTCGCTGGCCTTCATCGAGAAAGTGCTGGGAGAGACATGA
- a CDS encoding DUF397 domain-containing protein — protein sequence MSLESELNWFKSSYSGSDDNDCVEVAATPRTVHVRDSKDTHRSHLGFTAPAWADFVSYTSEH from the coding sequence ATGTCCTTGGAGTCCGAGCTGAACTGGTTCAAGAGCAGCTACAGCGGCAGCGATGACAACGACTGCGTCGAGGTGGCCGCCACCCCTCGCACCGTCCACGTCCGCGACTCCAAGGACACCCACCGCTCCCACCTCGGCTTCACCGCCCCGGCCTGGGCCGACTTCGTCTCGTACACCTCGGAGCACTGA